The Candidatus Angelobacter sp. genome window below encodes:
- a CDS encoding transaldolase family protein: MYFFIDTANLEKIRKAKDLGIIDGVTTNPSLIAKENIIVNRNIFKHYQNICSLVERDVSVEVISTDFYGIVKEAEFLVDLHTHIVVKITMNTNGFKAVRYFYQRNVKTNCTYVFSISQAILAAKAGASYVQDISYNILKDIRLVYNNYGFITKILAASIRNPMHIVECAKIGIDAISTPLETLKAYNNPKWDYSN, from the coding sequence ATGTATTTTTTTATTGATACAGCAAATCTGGAAAAAATTCGTAAAGCAAAAGATTTAGGAATAATTGATGGAGTAACTACAAATCCATCTTTAATAGCTAAAGAAAACATAATCGTAAACAGGAATATTTTTAAACATTATCAAAATATTTGCTCTCTAGTTGAGAGAGATGTAAGCGTGGAAGTAATTTCTACTGATTTTTATGGAATAGTTAAAGAAGCGGAGTTTTTAGTGGATTTACATACACATATTGTAGTAAAAATTACTATGAATACGAACGGCTTTAAAGCAGTTCGGTATTTTTACCAAAGAAACGTTAAAACAAACTGTACATATGTATTTTCTATTAGTCAAGCAATTTTAGCAGCTAAAGCAGGAGCTTCTTACGTTCAAGATATTTCTTATAATATATTAAAGGATATAAGACTAGTTTATAATAATTATGGTTTTATAACTAAAATTCTTGCTGCTTCAATCCGTAATCCAATGCACATTGTAGAATGTGCTAAAATTGGAATAGACGCTATTTCCACACCTTTAGAAACACTAAAGGCGTACAATAATCCAAAATGGGATTATAGCAATTAG